A single region of the Streptomyces sp. NBC_01262 genome encodes:
- a CDS encoding PadR family transcriptional regulator → MSTGHVLLGLLASEPGHGYDLKRRHDERFPQARPLAYGQVYTTLQRLVRDGLAEVDGTQSEGGPERTTYRVTEGGKQALRKWLSEVAPPAPVTAANEIFSKLVVAMLAGEATGGGAGDPETYLRAQRAAHLTRMRELTTVKSDPGASLSAVLSADYAITHLDADLRWMKNAAQRLGALAEEVTSP, encoded by the coding sequence TTGAGCACCGGACACGTCCTGCTCGGGCTCCTCGCCTCGGAGCCGGGCCACGGCTACGACCTGAAGCGCCGTCACGACGAGCGCTTCCCGCAGGCCCGCCCGCTGGCGTACGGGCAGGTCTACACAACGCTGCAGCGCCTGGTCCGCGACGGCCTCGCCGAGGTCGACGGGACGCAGAGCGAGGGCGGCCCGGAACGGACCACGTACCGCGTCACCGAGGGCGGGAAGCAGGCGCTGCGCAAGTGGCTCTCGGAGGTGGCACCGCCCGCTCCGGTCACGGCGGCGAACGAGATCTTCTCAAAGCTCGTCGTCGCGATGCTGGCCGGTGAGGCAACCGGTGGCGGCGCCGGAGATCCGGAGACCTACCTGCGCGCGCAGCGCGCGGCGCACCTCACGCGCATGCGCGAACTCACCACGGTGAAGAGCGACCCCGGCGCGTCCCTGTCGGCGGTGCTCTCCGCCGACTACGCCATCACCCATCTCGACGCCGACCTGCGCTGGATGAAGAACGCCGCCCAGCGCCTCGGCGCCCTGGCCGAGGAGGTCACGTCCCCATGA
- a CDS encoding beta-N-acetylglucosaminidase domain-containing protein yields the protein MRSAAASTAALVATVIGGTVTGAPGAIAVSSAGNTSVWPRPQSLHAQGGFTPVTETVTLVAGPHADPYALEAIRTALREAGARHIVEAAASSRKGTTVYADGTVDLPDGGYRLAIDGETVALAGAGDDGLFHAAQTLRQLVTAKGLPGVVVRDWPAAAVRGIAESFYGEPWSQSQRLAQLDFLGRTKQNQYLYAPGDDPYRQEQWRDPYPAAQRSRFRALAERARRNHVTLAWAVAPGQAMCFSSQDDREALLRKMDMMWELGVRAFQVQFQDVSYSEWHCDEDADTYGGGPKAAAHAQADLVNAVAGHLRLPARLSVLPTEYYQDGATAYRTALAGALNAGVPVAWTGVGVVPKKITGAQVAGARAALGHPLLTLDNYPVNDYAADRVFLGPYSGREPAVATATSGVLAAAMQQAAASRIPLFTAADYAWNPDAYDPAGSWRAAIDDLAGKDAGARAALRALAGNDASSALGGTESAYLRPLLKDFWTAYDDGTPTGLTAAADRLKAAFATMRSAPQSLDGLAGGAFGAEVRPWLSQLARYGGAGGRAVDMLLAQRRGDGTAAWRDRLAVERTRERIARSTATVGAGVLAPFLAKALETADAWSGVGTDGRQPTSSLGSARSTQLAAMTDGKDSTAWTSDAPPQRNDAFGVDLGTARTVRAVRVTMGAQDRLRDAVLEYSAGDGSGWRRAGGFHDESTVAASLPAGAKARYVRLRSAAAQESAVSVREFAVTTPDEADDRPADTSPATDGDVTTAYRPRGGGLTVSLGSARPLDAVTVLTDPAGAGSEPGSVEVRVPGEGWRSLGALGSGWTELPAHAAKADALRLTWNAAADAPPVHEIVPWYADRPAARMTLDRTEADVEVGGDPATVSAELADASPDAARVTLTAAAPDGVTAAAPGAVDLPRGGTLTVPVTVAVPEGTAPGTYEVPVTLTVDGRTVRQTVTVHAYPRTGGPDLARGAQAVSSADETAGFPASSVTDGDASTRWSSPAQDGAWVQVRLERPAAIGRVDLVWQDAYASRYEVRTSADGLTWHTAATVSDGAPGARTVHLDAPADTRFLRVRGIERGTMYGYSLYCVAAYAVAAG from the coding sequence ATGAGATCCGCAGCAGCAAGCACGGCCGCCCTCGTAGCCACCGTCATCGGCGGGACAGTCACGGGCGCGCCCGGCGCGATCGCCGTGTCCTCGGCCGGGAACACGTCCGTGTGGCCGAGGCCCCAATCCCTGCATGCGCAAGGCGGATTCACCCCGGTGACGGAAACCGTCACCCTCGTCGCGGGCCCGCACGCCGACCCGTACGCGCTGGAAGCGATCCGCACCGCGCTTCGCGAGGCCGGTGCCCGCCACATCGTCGAGGCCGCCGCGTCCAGCCGCAAGGGGACCACGGTCTACGCGGACGGAACCGTCGATCTGCCCGATGGCGGGTACCGCTTGGCAATCGACGGGGAGACGGTCGCACTGGCGGGCGCGGGGGACGACGGGCTGTTCCATGCCGCGCAGACGCTGCGTCAGCTGGTGACCGCGAAGGGGCTGCCCGGGGTCGTCGTCAGGGACTGGCCGGCTGCCGCCGTCCGGGGGATCGCGGAGAGCTTCTACGGGGAGCCGTGGAGCCAGAGCCAGCGGTTGGCGCAACTGGACTTCCTGGGGCGCACCAAGCAGAACCAGTACCTGTACGCGCCGGGGGACGACCCGTACCGCCAGGAGCAGTGGCGGGATCCGTACCCGGCCGCGCAGCGCTCGCGGTTCCGGGCGCTCGCGGAGCGGGCGCGGCGCAATCACGTGACGCTGGCGTGGGCGGTGGCACCGGGCCAGGCGATGTGCTTCTCGTCGCAGGACGACCGCGAGGCGCTGCTGCGCAAGATGGACATGATGTGGGAACTGGGCGTGCGCGCGTTCCAGGTGCAGTTCCAGGACGTGAGCTACAGCGAGTGGCACTGCGACGAGGACGCCGACACGTACGGCGGCGGCCCGAAGGCGGCGGCGCATGCGCAGGCGGACCTTGTGAACGCCGTGGCCGGGCATCTGCGCCTCCCGGCGCGGCTGTCGGTGCTGCCGACCGAGTACTACCAGGACGGCGCGACCGCGTACCGCACCGCCCTCGCCGGAGCGCTGAACGCCGGTGTCCCGGTCGCCTGGACCGGGGTCGGCGTGGTGCCGAAGAAGATCACCGGCGCTCAAGTGGCCGGGGCCCGCGCCGCGCTGGGGCATCCGCTGCTCACGCTCGACAACTACCCGGTCAACGACTACGCCGCGGACCGCGTCTTCCTGGGCCCGTACAGCGGGCGGGAGCCAGCCGTGGCCACGGCGACGTCGGGGGTGCTGGCGGCGGCGATGCAGCAGGCGGCCGCGTCGCGGATTCCGCTGTTCACGGCGGCGGACTACGCCTGGAATCCGGACGCGTACGACCCCGCCGGGTCCTGGCGGGCCGCGATCGACGACCTGGCCGGGAAGGACGCCGGCGCGCGGGCCGCGCTGCGCGCGCTCGCCGGCAATGACGCGTCGTCGGCGCTGGGCGGCACGGAATCGGCGTATCTGCGCCCGCTGTTGAAGGACTTCTGGACCGCCTACGACGACGGGACGCCCACCGGGCTCACCGCTGCCGCCGACCGCCTGAAGGCCGCGTTCGCGACGATGCGGAGCGCGCCGCAGAGCCTCGACGGGCTGGCCGGCGGCGCCTTCGGCGCGGAAGTACGGCCCTGGCTTAGCCAGTTGGCGCGGTACGGGGGCGCGGGCGGGCGGGCCGTCGACATGCTGCTGGCGCAGCGGCGCGGGGACGGCACGGCGGCGTGGCGGGACCGGCTGGCGGTGGAGCGGACGCGCGAGCGGATCGCGCGCAGCACGGCGACGGTGGGCGCCGGGGTGCTGGCGCCGTTCCTGGCCAAGGCGCTGGAGACGGCGGACGCGTGGAGCGGGGTGGGCACGGACGGCCGGCAGCCGACGTCGTCGCTGGGTTCGGCGCGTTCGACGCAGCTCGCGGCGATGACGGACGGCAAGGACTCGACGGCCTGGACGAGTGACGCGCCGCCGCAGAGGAACGACGCGTTCGGCGTGGACCTGGGCACGGCGCGGACGGTGCGCGCGGTGCGGGTGACGATGGGCGCGCAGGACCGCCTGCGCGACGCGGTGCTGGAGTACTCGGCGGGCGACGGCTCGGGGTGGCGGCGGGCCGGCGGGTTCCATGACGAGTCGACGGTCGCCGCGAGCCTTCCGGCGGGCGCGAAGGCCCGTTACGTACGGCTGCGGTCGGCGGCGGCGCAGGAGAGCGCGGTGTCGGTGCGGGAGTTCGCCGTGACGACGCCGGACGAGGCCGATGACCGGCCGGCCGACACCTCCCCGGCGACGGACGGCGACGTGACGACGGCGTACCGGCCGCGGGGCGGCGGCCTGACGGTCTCCCTGGGATCGGCCCGCCCGCTGGACGCGGTGACGGTGCTGACGGATCCGGCGGGTGCCGGGAGCGAGCCGGGCTCGGTGGAGGTGCGCGTACCCGGCGAGGGCTGGCGGTCGCTCGGGGCGCTGGGCAGCGGCTGGACCGAGCTGCCTGCGCATGCGGCGAAAGCGGACGCCCTGCGCCTGACGTGGAACGCGGCCGCGGACGCGCCCCCGGTGCACGAGATCGTGCCCTGGTACGCGGACCGGCCCGCCGCCCGGATGACCCTGGACCGCACCGAGGCCGACGTCGAGGTCGGCGGCGACCCCGCCACCGTCTCCGCCGAGCTGGCCGACGCCTCGCCGGACGCGGCCCGTGTCACCCTCACCGCCGCCGCGCCGGACGGCGTCACCGCGGCCGCCCCCGGCGCCGTGGACCTGCCGCGCGGCGGCACGCTCACCGTGCCGGTGACGGTCGCGGTGCCCGAGGGCACCGCCCCGGGGACGTACGAGGTGCCGGTCACCCTCACGGTGGACGGCCGCACGGTGCGGCAGACCGTCACCGTGCACGCCTACCCGCGCACCGGCGGGCCCGACCTGGCCCGCGGTGCACAGGCGGTCTCCTCGGCCGACGAGACCGCCGGCTTCCCCGCCTCGTCGGTCACCGACGGGGATGCCTCGACCCGCTGGTCCTCCCCCGCGCAGGACGGCGCCTGGGTCCAGGTGCGGCTGGAACGGCCCGCCGCGATCGGCCGCGTCGACCTGGTCTGGCAGGACGCGTACGCCTCCCGCTACGAGGTGCGGACCTCCGCCGACGGCCTCACCTGGCACACCGCCGCGACCGTCTCCGACGGCGCCCCGGGGGCCCGTACGGTCCACCTGGACGCGCCCGCGGACACCCGCTTCCTGCGCGTGCGGGGAATCGAGCGCGGCACCATGTACGGCTACTCGCTCTATTGCGTCGCGGCGTACGCCGTGGCCGCCGGCTGA
- a CDS encoding amidase: MAEPFELTLVEQAAAVRRRELSPVELTEHYLRRIERLNDSVGAYLTVTPERALAQARGAEQRVMEGEEAALLGVPVPVKDLTPVRGVRFTSGSAVFAEHVAGEDAYIVTLLRDRAGSVLLGKTNTPEFGLPAYTENRLGPPARTPYDLRLGAGGSSGGAAAAVAAGLAPAAQGSDGGGSIRIPASCCGVVGVKPSRGRVSPAPYGDGSGLAVSGPIARTVRDAALLLDAMAVPAPGDPFSLPPPERSFEQWSLREPGRLRIARWASPDVAGVTVAPEVLAAYERTSELLAGLGHEIVDVPQPLEPGDRDPFTPVWAVMAASMPVPPEREAELMPLTRWLRERGRSVSGLEYTRALAAMQAVGRKHAAAVAPYDAVLTPTLAQLPAPVGALRDDADPEADFAAQLAFTPFTAPWNIAGLPAVSLPVQWTVSGLPVGMMLGAAHAADGPLLALAAQVEAAAATAGLGSARIGYG; this comes from the coding sequence GTGGCCGAACCCTTTGAGTTGACGCTCGTCGAGCAGGCGGCAGCCGTGCGGCGCCGCGAGCTGTCGCCGGTTGAGCTGACGGAGCACTATCTGCGGCGGATCGAGCGGTTGAACGACTCGGTGGGGGCGTATCTGACGGTGACGCCGGAACGGGCGCTGGCGCAGGCCCGCGGGGCGGAGCAGCGGGTCATGGAGGGCGAGGAGGCAGCCCTTCTGGGGGTGCCGGTTCCGGTCAAGGACCTGACGCCGGTGCGGGGAGTCCGGTTCACGTCCGGGTCGGCGGTGTTCGCGGAGCATGTCGCGGGCGAGGACGCGTACATCGTGACGCTACTGCGCGACAGGGCGGGAAGTGTGCTGCTGGGCAAGACCAACACGCCCGAATTCGGGCTGCCGGCGTACACGGAGAACCGCCTGGGGCCGCCGGCGCGGACGCCGTACGACCTGAGGCTGGGCGCGGGCGGGAGCAGTGGCGGGGCGGCAGCGGCGGTGGCGGCGGGGCTGGCGCCGGCGGCGCAGGGGAGTGACGGGGGAGGGTCGATCAGGATCCCGGCGAGCTGTTGCGGGGTGGTGGGGGTGAAGCCGAGCAGGGGGCGGGTGAGCCCGGCGCCCTACGGGGACGGGAGCGGGCTGGCGGTGTCGGGGCCGATCGCGCGGACGGTGCGGGACGCGGCGCTGCTGCTGGACGCGATGGCGGTGCCCGCGCCGGGGGATCCGTTCTCGCTGCCGCCGCCGGAGCGGTCGTTCGAGCAGTGGAGCCTACGGGAGCCGGGACGCCTGCGCATCGCGCGCTGGGCGAGCCCGGACGTGGCGGGGGTGACGGTCGCCCCGGAGGTGCTGGCGGCGTACGAGCGGACGTCGGAGCTGCTGGCGGGGCTGGGCCACGAGATCGTCGATGTGCCGCAGCCGCTGGAGCCGGGGGACCGGGATCCGTTCACGCCGGTGTGGGCGGTGATGGCGGCGAGCATGCCCGTGCCGCCGGAGCGGGAGGCGGAGCTGATGCCGCTGACGCGCTGGCTGCGGGAGCGGGGACGGTCGGTGAGCGGCCTGGAGTACACCCGGGCGCTGGCGGCCATGCAGGCGGTGGGGCGCAAGCACGCCGCCGCCGTGGCGCCGTACGACGCGGTGCTGACCCCGACGCTGGCCCAGCTCCCGGCGCCGGTGGGCGCCCTGCGCGACGACGCGGACCCGGAGGCGGACTTCGCGGCGCAGCTCGCCTTCACGCCGTTCACGGCGCCGTGGAACATCGCGGGCCTGCCCGCGGTCTCGCTGCCCGTGCAGTGGACCGTCTCCGGTCTGCCGGTCGGGATGATGCTCGGCGCCGCGCATGCGGCGGACGGGCCGCTGCTGGCGCTCGCCGCGCAGGTCGAGGCAGCCGCCGCCACCGCAGGACTTGGCTCCGCGCGTATTGGGTATGGCTGA
- the malQ gene encoding 4-alpha-glucanotransferase, whose amino-acid sequence MAERSRLAALHGVDTTYRPAPDKVVRVPDDTVVEVLAALGVDASTPAAVREALAAHERRAHGRLLPRSVFVRAGQAPRITVPEGTTLRVETEDGEEFDWRPEQTLPVGRHSLRAQGPDGRTACAQFVVAPDRLAGPPVRTYGFMAQLYSVLSTRSWGMGDLGDLADLAAWSGRTLGAGFLQVNPLHVAVQGRPTDPSPYRPSSRRFPDPVYLRVEEVPEYAYLEPAQRERAEDLLRRASVLRDSVLQKEALIDRDAVWELKREALALVRKVPLSPGRRAAYCDFLAGQGQALDDHATWSTLAQVHGPDWHGWPAGLRDPRSAQVARARQEHLEQVDFHCWLAWLTDSQLRAAQRAARDAGMTVGIVHDLAVGVHPAGSDAWALQDALAHGMSVGAPPDAFNAHGQDWGLPPWRPDALDATGYAPYRDLLRAVLRHAGGLRIDHVMGLFRLWWVPQGRPPTEGAYVRYDSEAMLGLLALEAQRAGAVVIGEDLGTVEPGVREELADRGILGTSVLWFERDYAGGGRPLPPQAWRASSLATVTTHDLPSTAARLTGEHVELRHRLGLLGRPLEQEQAEDAVEVAEWLALLGRLGLLPEGTGDEEAVVKALHRFLTATPARMLGVWLPDAVGDRRPQNLPGTWDQYPNWRLPIAGADGRPVTLEQLAASARLHALAEEVRAGLAAPDATAPDATAPEAGDP is encoded by the coding sequence GTGGCCGAACGCTCACGGCTGGCGGCGCTGCACGGCGTGGACACCACCTACCGGCCCGCGCCGGACAAGGTGGTCCGCGTGCCGGACGACACCGTCGTCGAGGTGCTGGCCGCGCTCGGCGTGGACGCCTCGACCCCGGCCGCCGTACGCGAGGCGCTCGCCGCGCATGAGCGGCGTGCGCACGGCAGGCTGCTCCCGCGCAGCGTCTTCGTCCGGGCCGGCCAGGCGCCGCGGATCACCGTCCCGGAGGGGACGACGCTGCGCGTGGAGACCGAGGACGGCGAGGAGTTCGACTGGCGCCCGGAGCAGACGCTGCCGGTCGGGCGGCACTCGCTGCGCGCGCAGGGCCCCGACGGGCGGACCGCATGCGCGCAGTTCGTGGTCGCGCCGGACCGGCTGGCGGGACCGCCGGTGCGCACGTACGGCTTCATGGCGCAGCTGTACTCGGTGCTGTCCACCCGGTCGTGGGGCATGGGGGACCTCGGCGATCTCGCCGACCTCGCCGCGTGGTCGGGGCGGACGCTGGGAGCCGGATTTCTGCAGGTCAACCCGCTGCATGTGGCGGTGCAGGGGCGGCCGACGGATCCATCGCCGTACCGGCCCTCGTCGCGGAGATTTCCCGACCCGGTCTATCTGCGGGTGGAGGAGGTCCCGGAGTACGCGTATCTGGAGCCCGCGCAGCGGGAGCGGGCCGAGGATCTGCTGCGGAGGGCGTCGGTGCTGCGCGACTCCGTGCTGCAGAAGGAAGCGCTGATCGACCGGGACGCGGTGTGGGAGCTGAAGCGCGAAGCGCTCGCGCTGGTGCGCAAGGTGCCGCTCAGCCCGGGCCGCCGGGCCGCCTACTGCGACTTCCTGGCAGGGCAGGGCCAGGCGCTGGACGACCACGCCACCTGGTCGACGCTCGCCCAGGTCCACGGCCCGGACTGGCACGGCTGGCCGGCCGGACTGCGCGACCCCCGCTCCGCGCAGGTCGCCCGGGCCCGGCAGGAGCATCTGGAGCAGGTCGACTTCCACTGCTGGCTGGCCTGGCTGACCGACAGCCAGCTTCGCGCCGCGCAGCGCGCCGCGAGGGACGCCGGCATGACGGTCGGGATCGTCCATGACCTCGCGGTCGGCGTCCACCCGGCCGGCTCGGACGCCTGGGCCCTGCAGGACGCCCTCGCGCACGGCATGTCGGTCGGCGCGCCCCCGGACGCCTTCAACGCGCACGGCCAGGACTGGGGCCTCCCGCCCTGGCGCCCCGACGCCCTCGACGCGACCGGCTACGCCCCCTACCGCGACCTCCTGCGGGCGGTGCTCCGGCACGCGGGCGGCCTGCGCATCGACCATGTGATGGGCCTGTTCCGGCTGTGGTGGGTCCCGCAGGGGCGGCCGCCGACGGAGGGCGCGTACGTCAGATACGACAGCGAGGCCATGCTCGGCCTGCTGGCCCTGGAGGCGCAGCGGGCGGGCGCGGTGGTCATCGGGGAGGACCTCGGCACGGTCGAGCCGGGCGTACGGGAGGAGCTCGCGGACCGCGGGATCCTCGGGACCTCCGTGCTGTGGTTCGAACGGGACTACGCGGGCGGCGGCCGGCCGCTGCCACCGCAGGCCTGGCGGGCCTCGTCCCTGGCCACCGTCACCACGCACGACCTGCCCAGCACCGCCGCCCGGCTCACCGGCGAGCACGTCGAACTGCGGCACCGGCTCGGGCTGCTCGGCCGCCCCCTCGAACAGGAGCAGGCTGAGGACGCGGTCGAGGTGGCCGAGTGGCTGGCCCTGCTCGGCCGGCTCGGGCTCCTGCCCGAAGGCACCGGCGACGAGGAGGCCGTCGTCAAGGCGCTCCACCGGTTCCTGACCGCCACCCCCGCCCGGATGCTCGGCGTCTGGCTCCCCGACGCGGTCGGCGACCGCCGGCCCCAGAACCTTCCCGGCACGTGGGACCAGTATCCGAACTGGCGGCTCCCGATCGCCGGTGCGGACGGCCGCCCCGTGACGCTTGAGCAGCTCGCGGCCTCGGCGCGGCTGCACGCGCTGGCGGAGGAAGTACGGGCGGGGCTCGCCGCCCCTGACGCCACCGCCCCTGACGCCACCGCTCCTGAAGCCGGCGACCCGTAA
- the pepN gene encoding aminopeptidase N encodes MPGTNLTREEARQRARLLTVDSYEIDLDLRGAQDGGTFRSVTTVRFDSAEAGASTFIDLVAPAVHEVVLNGAALDPAEVFEDSRIALPSLAAGPNELKVVADAAYTNTGEGLHRFVDPVDKQAYLYTQFEVPDARRVFASFEQPDLKATFTFTVKAPTGWTVVSNSPTPEPVGDVWSFATTPRISTYITALIVGPYHAVHSTWEGGGRSVPLAVYCRPSLAEHLDADAIFDVTRQGFDWFQEKFDYAYPFEKYDQLFVPEFNAGAMENAGAVTIRDQYVFRSKVTDAAYQARAETILHELAHMWFGDLVTMEWWNDLWLNESFATYTSVACQAAAPGTKWPAAWTTFANSEKTWAYRQDQLPSTHPIMAEINDLDDVLVNFDGITYAKGASVLKQLVAYVGQDEFFKGVQAYFKAHAWGNTRLPDLLGALEETSGRDLKTWSKAWLETAGINILRPEIEVSQDGPDGVITGFAVRQEAPALPAGAKGQAVLRPHRIAIGLYELSEAGSLVRTRRVELDVDGELTEVPELTGERRPAVVLLNDDDLSYAKVRLDEVSLATVRGHVGDFTESLPRALVWSAAWDMTRDGELAARDYLELVLAGIAKESDIGVVQSLHRQVKLAIDLYADPAWRPSGLARWTEATEEHLRAAAPGSDHQLAWARAFAATARTPEQLDLLAGLLDGTRTVDGLAVDTELRWSLLQRLAATGRADENAIVAELDRDPTAAGERHAATARAAFPTAEAKAEVWASVVESEKFPNAVQEAVIAGFVQTDQRELIAPYAEKYFAALKEVWDTRSHEMAQQIVISLYPSLTISQATLDATDTWLAESDPVPALRRLVTESRAGVERALRAQAADAAAG; translated from the coding sequence GTGCCTGGCACGAACCTCACTCGTGAGGAGGCGCGGCAGCGCGCGCGCCTGCTCACCGTGGACTCTTACGAGATCGATCTCGACCTGCGCGGGGCACAGGACGGGGGCACGTTCCGGTCGGTGACGACGGTGCGCTTCGACTCCGCCGAGGCCGGGGCCTCGACCTTTATCGACCTGGTCGCGCCCGCCGTGCACGAGGTGGTCCTCAACGGGGCCGCCCTGGACCCTGCGGAGGTCTTCGAGGACTCGCGGATCGCGCTGCCCTCGCTGGCCGCCGGACCCAATGAGCTGAAGGTGGTCGCGGACGCCGCGTACACCAACACCGGTGAGGGACTGCACCGCTTCGTCGACCCGGTCGACAAGCAGGCGTACCTCTACACCCAGTTCGAGGTGCCGGACGCCCGCCGGGTCTTCGCCAGCTTCGAGCAGCCGGACCTCAAGGCGACCTTCACCTTCACCGTGAAGGCCCCGACCGGCTGGACGGTCGTCTCCAACTCGCCGACCCCGGAGCCGGTCGGCGACGTGTGGAGCTTCGCGACGACCCCGCGCATCTCCACGTACATCACCGCCCTGATCGTCGGCCCGTACCACGCGGTGCACAGCACCTGGGAGGGCGGCGGCCGGAGCGTGCCGCTCGCGGTCTACTGTCGCCCCTCGCTGGCCGAGCACCTGGACGCGGACGCGATCTTCGACGTCACGCGGCAGGGCTTCGACTGGTTCCAGGAGAAGTTCGACTACGCGTACCCCTTCGAGAAGTACGACCAGCTCTTCGTCCCGGAGTTCAACGCCGGCGCGATGGAGAACGCGGGCGCGGTGACCATCCGCGACCAGTACGTCTTCCGCTCGAAGGTGACCGACGCCGCGTACCAGGCCCGCGCGGAGACGATCCTGCACGAGCTGGCCCACATGTGGTTCGGCGACCTGGTCACCATGGAGTGGTGGAACGACCTCTGGCTGAACGAGTCGTTCGCCACCTACACCTCCGTCGCCTGCCAGGCGGCCGCGCCCGGCACCAAGTGGCCCGCCGCCTGGACCACCTTCGCCAACAGCGAGAAGACCTGGGCCTACCGGCAGGACCAACTGCCCTCCACCCACCCGATCATGGCCGAGATCAACGACCTGGACGACGTCCTGGTCAACTTCGACGGCATCACGTACGCCAAGGGCGCGTCGGTGCTCAAGCAGCTCGTCGCCTATGTCGGGCAGGACGAGTTCTTCAAGGGCGTCCAGGCCTACTTCAAGGCCCACGCCTGGGGCAACACCCGGCTCCCCGACCTGCTCGGCGCACTGGAGGAGACCAGCGGGCGCGACCTGAAGACCTGGTCGAAGGCCTGGCTGGAGACCGCCGGCATCAACATCCTGCGCCCCGAGATCGAGGTCTCGCAGGACGGTCCCGACGGTGTCATCACCGGCTTCGCCGTACGCCAGGAGGCCCCGGCCCTCCCCGCCGGCGCCAAGGGGCAGGCCGTGCTGCGGCCGCACCGGATCGCGATCGGCCTGTACGAGCTGTCGGAGGCCGGCAGCCTGGTCCGCACCCGGCGGGTCGAGCTGGATGTCGACGGCGAGCTGACCGAGGTCCCCGAGCTGACCGGCGAGCGCCGGCCCGCGGTCGTACTGCTCAACGACGACGACCTGTCGTACGCCAAGGTGCGCCTGGACGAGGTCTCGCTGGCGACCGTACGCGGCCACGTCGGCGACTTCACCGAGTCGCTCCCCCGGGCCCTGGTCTGGTCCGCCGCCTGGGACATGACCCGTGACGGCGAACTGGCCGCCCGGGACTACCTGGAGCTGGTCCTGGCCGGCATCGCCAAGGAGTCCGACATCGGCGTGGTGCAGTCCCTGCACCGCCAGGTCAAGCTCGCCATCGACCTGTACGCCGACCCGGCCTGGCGGCCCTCCGGTCTCGCCCGCTGGACGGAGGCGACCGAGGAGCACCTGCGCGCCGCCGCCCCCGGCAGCGACCACCAGCTCGCCTGGGCCCGCGCCTTCGCCGCCACCGCCCGTACGCCGGAGCAGCTGGACCTGCTCGCCGGCCTGCTCGACGGCACGCGGACGGTGGACGGCCTGGCCGTCGACACCGAGCTGCGCTGGTCGCTGCTCCAGCGGCTCGCCGCCACCGGCCGCGCCGACGAGAACGCCATCGTGGCCGAGCTCGACCGCGACCCCACGGCCGCCGGCGAGCGGCACGCCGCCACCGCCCGCGCCGCCTTCCCCACCGCCGAGGCCAAGGCCGAGGTCTGGGCGTCGGTCGTGGAGAGCGAGAAGTTCCCGAACGCGGTCCAGGAGGCCGTCATCGCGGGCTTCGTCCAGACCGACCAGCGCGAGCTGATCGCTCCTTACGCCGAGAAGTACTTCGCGGCGCTCAAGGAGGTCTGGGACACCCGCAGCCACGAGATGGCCCAGCAGATCGTGATCAGCCTCTACCCGTCGCTGACGATCTCCCAGGCCACCCTCGACGCGACCGACACCTGGCTCGCCGAGTCCGACCCGGTCCCCGCCCTGCGGCGGCTCGTCACCGAGTCCCGCGCGGGCGTCGAGCGGGCGCTGCGCGCGCAGGCCGCGGACGCGGCGGCCGGCTGA